CCATGCCGaacgagcgcgcgcgcgcgctgctCCCCGCCTCCTCGACCTCGCCCTcccccgtctctctctctctctcctctctcccttccCGACCTCCGCGTCTACGCGCCGCGATCCGCGCGGGAACCCATGCATAGCCGGggcggagggaggccgcggCTCCCCAATCCTGGCGTGCGCGAGATCCCACGGCCGGATCGACCACGAGGACTGTCTCCACGACGCGCCGCGCCGGTGGCACCCCCCTGGTTTAGCTGGTTCGTTTGGCTGGCAACTTGGCGCTTCTCAATTGGCTTGGCTCCCGATGGTGCCGCGAATTATTGCTGTGTCGTCTCGCTCCAGCTTTGACGGCTTCCCTGTTTGAGGCGACAAGGACGTCCAGCGTagattatcaaaaaaaaaaaaacgtccAGCGTACAAAGCAACTTTCCTTTCCTAGCCAATCCCAGAGGCTTTCAAGCAAGGCGGGTAGAATTGAATCTTTGGTGTATCCAAATGAATGTCTTCAGGTTGCAATGTTGTGTTTAATAGCGCCAAAAGAACACTGAAATCTGAATTTCACATTTAAGAATATGATGTCCAGAGATAGATCAGTTTATGTTTATCAAAGACGAATAAAAGATACCAAAGAGCTTATCTAGATCATCAATCTCGTCTCCCAATGGGCGAAGATTTAGATCAACAGCATTGTGGGTTCCCAAAGGCTGTCAGCATATTCCAGACCAACTGGCCAAAATATATCATTCATAAGTCAGCCTATAGCTGCAGCATAAAATATATTGATGCACGTGGGAAGCAAGACGCATAAGCAAACGGCAAATGAGCTTTTCTAAGCTTAATTTTCTTACTGATGAAACCAGAACATCCGCATTCTACAGAGGCAACACAAATTTACAAGTTATCTATGAAGTACATCAAACCTGTCACAAAGGTTTGGTGTAATTCATACTCCATAAGCATGATTGGAGATTGATCCTACGCTCCTATTTCAGAAACAAGTAAACGATTCTTTGGGTTATTATGGAACTGACTGATACCACCGGCGTTTTACTTCAGTCTTCGTCCGAACCTCCCTGAGCCTTCCATCAGTTCCATAGTCTCTCTCCATCACCAGATTGATCCCTTCTTCTGAGTACCACCCAACCCCGATGCAGAGCACACCATCCTCATTGATGTCAACATAGGCAGTGACGCCACCAGGTAACCAAAGCACGGTGACATCCTGCATGTCAAGCATCTCCTCCTCCCCAAAGAAAACTGAGCTCTCAGGCAGGGTTCTCTTCTTCACAGTCTCCATGCACAAGTAGACAAAAGGAGCGCCGCCCTCTAGCTCTTGCGTTTCATCACTGAAAATTGGTGTTGCACTGGCTTCATATACTTTACAGGATCCTGTCAGTTCTGATGGTTTGGTCCGGCTTCTTCGAGAGAATGGTTTAAGCTCAACAAGTGTATCGCTGCAGAGGAAATAAATGCAGTTCATTAAAAAACTTGTAAAGTCAATATTGCTCGAAATTAGGCATTATCCTTATTTATATATCCAGGCCACATGAAACAATTTATGTTTTTCTTTAGAAAAAATCATGGTCGTTCACGACTTCATGTTCCACCCATAGAGAAAACTAGAAAGCTCCGCGGCTTTGCCGCGCGACGCCCGTATCCCACATCGTAGTATTATAGTTGATGTGAACTTTAGTTGGTGCATCTGGTATATATTATTGTCATTTTATTGTCACGATGTTATTGTTTAAGTAGTGTATCTTtagcaaatttaaaattttgctaTATAGTAAAGTTGTAGATTTCAGATGAAGAACGATGAATACACTTACCAAAAGGAAAACTTGCTAAGTTTGGCCCTAACTATCAGCTCTTATAATAAAAAAAGAACTGCGAACCTTGCGCTAATCCATTTCCTAAACCAACAAGCAGAGTATGAGCTCTCTCCATCGGTGGACACAGCAAACACACATGCACGCACACGGCACCTCTCCCATTTACTCTCTCTGTCGGTGTGTGCAGCAAATTcacccctctctcacacacgtCTCTCCCTCACTCCCTCTGTCGTGGACAAAAGGCCAcgaggcagcagcagcgtcTCATTCTCTCTCTGTCGGCagactcctctcctctcctctgattttttttttgcttctccGCACCAAACAAGCAGGCGGCAGCCCCCTCCATTATTTTCCCTTCTCTACGTGAGCAATCCATCAAGCACGAGCTCTCTCCCCCTTGTGTTCTTGCTTTTCCCACCACAGGAAGCTAGCACCTGCGCCGCCTATTTTTTTTCTCCCCCCTCCAATCAAATAGCATAGCTAGCAGCCGAGCAGCATGCCACAACGGACAATGGGATCGAGCTCAGGAGCTGCGCCGTGGCGACAACGCCAGCCTCGGGAAGGAGCCGAACGGGGACTGCGACGCCGACGCCTGCAAGGAGCCAAGCTCGAAGCTGCTCCTGTCGCGCAGCCGGGATGGAGCTGCACGACACCGCACACACACCGGCGATGAGGACCGCGCCGACCCGCAGAAGCACGACCTCGCCACGGCCACAGCGATTCCGTCGCCTCCTCCGCCTGCTCGCCATGGTCTTCGGGaagggcagcgccgccgcgcgtgcgcgctcgagctcgagcgCAGCGGCGGAGTTGCGGCGCCCGTCACTCCGCCCTCTCCTGCTCCCTCCTCCAGTGCtcttccatggcggcggcgctggcggacgCCTGTGCGGCGGGAAGACGGCGGGGCTGGCCAGATccggcggcctcgagctcggcccatggcggcggcagccggatCTGGCGGCCTCGACATCCGgctacggcggtggcggcgccctcctcccccCTTCCTGGCCGACGGCCATGGCGTGGAGCAGATCCCCGGCAAGCggcgcggtggagcggcggcggcagctcctccaggcgtggcggcggagcaggagcgGTGGTGGCCAGTGTGGCGCAGGTCGACGTGCTAgagggactgcgggttgatttttcATTAGTACaagggtttttttttgcaaaaatcatAAGATTTGCACGATCTGGACCGTCTGTGTGCCCGATCGAACGGCCGGGAAAAGCGGGTGACGTGGCCACGCTGGCCGGCCAGCTTTTGTTGCATGAATCATATTTAGAAGATCTGGAATTATTCAGTCAAATGGCTCCTCAGCTCATGTTGGTCTTTCACTTCCTTTTCTAGTTAGTGTCTGCATACAGTTACTGGTAAACCAATTAGGTTTGAAACCCTCAAATAATTGACCAGACGTACAAGAAAATTGTACCTAGAAAAGCTTCCTGTATTTCTATCTTTGTCTCTATGAACTTGATGTGCTAGTTTTGAATCATGCAGTCTAGAATCTGTACTTTGTGGACCCCTTGGCCcacaaaagaaaaatttggtGGCGCTTATGGAGGAAATATTTGATATGGACACAAGATGGTTTTGTTGTCAAATACAACGTCAGCATCTTTTGGAAGACAGTGTAGCTCATCAGGAACAAGAGTGAGAACAGAACCTTATAGAAGAATGTCACCATATCCTGAAGTGAATCACACACAATAAAATgtccaaaaaaaaactagatcaGGGGGGGAGACGCCCCTTGATTTTTATCATAAGAAGCTTGTGTGACTCGAACCTGGGCTAGCTCAGCGAACCGCTTCTCTAGCGTGTTCAGCTGACCAGTTACACTGTGAGAGTGTTGTCCACACAATAAAATGTCACCATATCCTGAGGTGAATCACACATAATAAAATTTTTAAATAGCCTTGATTGAAATCTTTTTAAAACAGCCATATCCATTATACCATtctttatcctttcttgattgGTCTGACCAACCTTGAACTATTATTGTCATGAGCAGTAAAGCAAATGGATAAATTCATAGGATAAGGCAGAGTCTTACTCTTCAACATGGATATTTGCTGGGCTGGCCCATTTTTCTTCATATACAGCAACCCTTACAATTTGTATGTTAGCTCCTCCTTCGTTAAACTCAATTGTATGCACAATCCGCAACCTATTGTGGCAACCTTTGACAAGACACTAAAATACAAATGGATGTAGAAGTCATCGATGATGAACAAAAGTACCATACCCACATGCAGCATTTAGATATAAATGGTACACATATCTAATGGACACGTGAACctctttccaaaaataatattGTTCAAACTTGAAAGTTGCAGAATAGCTGGTTAATTAGTAACATAATTTGGGAAGGATTTTTTCCTTATCCTTACAAAGTAAATACAAGGCTGGTGAATTTGCTATTTGTATTTGTACATGTGTATAATTCAATCATAAAACTCATTAAAATTGCCTGAAAATGGCACATTTATTGCACACTAAAAATGTAATTTAATGTGCAACATAGCCACACAAAAAGGAAAATGGTTTCTATTTAACAGGTAAAGAAAACAACATCGCAAAGGAAGAATTAGCACAAGACGGTTTCAAGCAACAATATGATACCAATCGACTTTAACACAACAGAGCCTTATAGCAAATTTCAGTTTGGTAATATTAGCGAGTTTCTGTATGTCAAAACTATAGCCTTTCAAGGTACTTTGCTTGGGACGGAAAAAAGGTTCATCTAGCAGAGCAAAACTAAGTTATGGCATCCACATGTAAAACAGAATGacgaaaaaagaagaagacgtAATTTTCTCCAAGAAAAGATGTTCATGTACAGAAGCAACTTATTCTACTTAGCATATAGAGATAAGCATTCCTATCATTCAAGTAAGCCTAGACCTTCACGTGATGTTTGCgaaaattgaaaatgaaaaattaAGTGGAGTAGACATACTTGCTCAAACTTATATGTTGGCGAAAGGAAGTATTTAGATTCATCATATTCACCAAGCGCAATATCAACTGGACCTCTGGAGTATGATCCATCCTGAAAATCAAAGAACAGTGGTCAAAACGGTAAGTACTGGATTATTCATGAACAAGAAGACATAACTGATTATAACCCAGTTTGCCAGAGAAGTTAATGGCCAGAGAATAATGCACTTGAACAAGAATGGATATATAAGGCATCAATGTCTTTTTCTTATAACTGAAACTCACTGAAGAATGACTTGCTTCTAATGCAGCTTCTCAACACATCTGAATAATTCAGGCCTAAATGTATAATAGTTCTAACAATTTTATTGCATTACCTCACAACTATCTTCTTTTTCTGGCAGAGAAGCCTGCCTAATTGTTAAAGTATTGCAAGGACGAAATACTAAATTCACATTTTGACATACGAAGATCCTGATAGGCTGGTGGCTAAAAAAAGTAACAAAATTCCTGATTTTGCAAagcataacaaaaaaaaatattgatgaCAGTAGAACATATGCCATGGTTTTCAATTAGCGATGAATATAAACTATAAAGAAAATCAAGCATATATCTGTGTCATTGAATTtcataaagaaaaaaatggaggcAAAGACAAAGGAACCCTACCTCAAAAAATACGATTCCAGGCTCCATATCAAAAGTTTCTTCATCAAGCACAGCACTCTTGTTAAGATCAAAAGACTCGTATGAAGGCAAATCAGCTGTTCCATTCCCACTAGAAGCATCATAACTCCCACCATCATATGATCTGATCTGCTTCACAGCTTCCCCGAAAGGATTGATGGGGACCCAATTTGTTCTCCTTCGTATCTCGGATCCATGACTACTATCAAAAGATCTCTCGATGTGAGAAAGAGTGTAGCAGTCATAAAGGTACTCTTCTTTGTTCCCAACTCCAACAGGCTCCATCTCTGCTGTGATTGGCGAGAAGACAGCTCCAACACCCTTCCAGTTACCACTTAAGCTACTTGCAAATGTATCCCAAGAAGGCTTTATAACAGGTTCCTAAGATTGAAAACTAATAACATCAGAAGCTTCCATCAAATTATTAGTAATAATGTACGTCAAATTATTAAGCAAACAATTTGGTGGGAGAATGTTGTTCCCCCCCAGCTTAATCCCTACCATTCACCGCTATATGAACCCTACCAGAACTAATTAGTACTAATTAGAATGCTTGAACCGAATGAATTATCCAACCATCAATTAGTGTATCTCTGAAGCAGCTATTGGCTCAAGTCTAATAAACTAACTTCAAACTGTTGATTGATGTAGATAACTAAAGCAACCGGTTGGATTTCGCAGGATTAACATGAGAAGCCCTCCACCGTTCCTCCAAAATGGTAATACACTACTGCTAGAAACACATTTATCCGCCTTATCTTTGCAATCATGTCACTTACATATGATGGACCGATTGAGAAGAAGCATGAAATACCTGAGTTTGGAGCACGGTCTCGACCTCCACGAGCATGGCTCCAGACACCAGAATCCTGGAGTCCGCATCCTTGCCcttcctcctcggcggcggcggcgggaggcggcgcccGCCGGGGCGCCTCCTGCGGCGGTGCTTCAGGCCCCGCCCCGCCTCCTTGGCGGCGCGTTCGTTGTCTACGCTCCAGACGTTCTCCTTCCCCCTCGGCGACGCCTTGCCGCCCCCGGCGGAGCACGAGACGGAGGCCCTAGGCGGCGCGAcgccgcaggaggaggaggcccggcGGTGTGGGGCGGGGACggtgagcccgccgccgccgcacgcgcccaGGCACGGCGGCTGCATGCTCTGCTGCCAGGTGTGTAGTGCTCGATCGATGGTCGCGTGCGCGCACGGCGCCGCTCGGCGAGTGTGGAGAAGCTGCGAGATTGGGGATAGTGCCTCGGAGAACGCTGCGAgattgacatgtggggccccAGGCGCGCGAGAGCCTCATCTACGTGgaaatatattttcttttttttctttggtccAGTGGAAAGCGGCTTTTGAGGTGCACGCCTTGTCTCTTTCAAAGACAAATACGTGTTCCCAGCTGAGAAGCGACAAGTGAGGCATGCGCCTTCTCAGATCAGTAACGGCTTTTGAGTCACACTTAATTTAGTAACTTTGCAAAAACCTTGACGCAATGTGAAAGCAAATGGGGAGCTGTACGTAGTAAGTAGAGAAACATTCGCGTCACACAAAATTGCAGTGCCATAAACAGCAACGAGCTCGGTATCTCGGAGAGTCCGAGGTGCAAGCCAGCAGTAAGCGTACAAGTATCTCTTTCTTCCGAGGAACAAAAATACAGTACAGCATTCGCAGAAGGGAGGCAGCCTCTGATCCTCGTCGTCGTCAGTAGAGACAGAAAGGCATGGCCCTGCCTGGCTGCTTCAGCGCGGGCGGAACTGAGCAGTGAGCACCTCCACGGGCCACGGCTCCAAACTCTGAACCCTCTGCTCGACGGACCCCGTTTCAGTTCTGCCGCGTCCATCAGTTCAGCTTCCAGCTAGCTCGAGGGACCCCGACGCTGACCGTTTGAGACGCGACCCAGATTCTTCAACCCAAACCtaacggggaggaggaggacgcgtcGTGCCGCTCGCCGACCGAACCCTGTGCTCAGCTCTTCTCCTTCAACAACAATGCCGTCGcgtgggggggaggggggggggggggtccggcaCCGCCGCGCGCGCATCAATGCTCGGCCCGGCGATTATGGCGCACGGCGGTTGGCCCAGCCCTGTCGAACAGCTCCCGGTACCTAGATCGCCGGTAAAGCTTTCGACCGGTCCAGGAAAAGGCGACGCCCATTGAATCGCTGGAGAGAGGAGGAGTTTTAATTCTCCCAGCAGCCAGCTTGTTCATTCCGGCCGATGGATCAGCGACCTGAGCACGCCCGCCACCGACAACTCCGACGCCAATCCCGGCAACGCCGTGCAGAGAGCATCAACTGGCCAGAAGCGTCGCTCAGCGTTGCTTCCACGCGCACCACATTTTGAGTTGAGTCCAGCCATCGGCGTGACGCGTGTGTCGCTTGAGGCTTGACGGATCATCACTTGGAATCGCCTTTTTTTTATCTTCCATGCATGGTTAAAAGGGTTATCATGTCACCTCCAATGGCATGGGATCGCGAATCATTGGAGgccttttaaaaaaaaaaaaactgaatcaTTGGAGGCCCTTGAAAAGGCATATGCCATACATAAGAGTGCGCCGCGCTGCTGATGGCCTTCCGAGGCGGCTAATGATCAGAACGGGGTAGTTGGAGATAAAGTCAGAGCAAAAAATGATTTTAGCGAAGAGCTTAGCTTTGCTTTCCTTGCAATGCATGCAAGAGCTAGCGCCGCTCAATCGGCGTCTCCATGACTCCATGTCCTACACCGGTTACACACACGCCTTACACGTATCAAAACGGCATAAAAAGGCAGGAGACAAATTAACCACGGGCCtagcgtggtggtggtgcactAATGCGTGCGCTGATCATTGTACCGCAGATATGAATCGAGGGTGAGGCCCAGGCGCGACCAAACGAGGAGATGCCTTAACAGCTAGGGGCGTCCGATCCAGGCTGTccgtccgcccgcccgcccatgGAGACTCGTGGGCCAGAGATCTTGGTTCGCGAGTCCCTTTCAGGTACGAGTGCGACGGTGGGAGGCTCAGTGGTTAGGCCAGGTTAAGTCTCTGTAGTCTCTAGTAAGAATGTCTGTGGCATGCAGTGGCATTACCATCAGGGTAGATAACTCAGtttcagtgggagtgtcatcgatACAGTTATCTAGACTGTAATCTTAAGAACCGTGCCAGTGAAGGGTCATGgcgatgacactcctctcacatctCATGACACTCGTCTCTTttctctcctcatactattaGTACATATTAACAAATTTAATGTCAATTGCACTtttatgacactcccactgaaatTGGCCAAACTGCCCAATTTATCTGATCTGCAGTTACCGGAGCTCAACCTGTGCAGGACAGCTGTGGGTGTATTGCGTACCCTTGTCCACAGGCAATGCTTCGTGAACCATCAGAGAACAGGACGACGCTGGGGCCGATCGTGGTCGTCGCTTTCGGCTCTGAATGCTGGATTTGTTGAGGGCTCTGAATCGAACAGACTAGAAATTAAACCGTCGTGGTCTCCGGCGCGGCATGAAGCGCGAGGAGGAACTGGACCGGATCGGAGTCCGTCCGGGCGTGTCGGTCGCGGCAGAAAACTTGAGGTCGAGCCaggttttttttgaacgaaccaggcaggagagctgccgattatatttaaaaaaacaacaTCCAAACTGGTTTGCACACGGCCACTCCAACTCCACTCGAACTCTACTCAACAAACAACcgattggattgggacatcaacgcgGCCGCACCACTCCACTTGACGAGACTAGAAACAACCATAAACAACAAAGACCGAAAAGAAGCACCCAAGACTAACCAGGAGGCAAAGTAAGCCCCGCCACAACATCCCAGAAGTCTTTACTTTTTAGATTCGCTAAAGATTTGAGAAGGTCTGGTGGCAACTCCTTGAGTATATCTGCACAATCTTGAATGGCATCCTCGTTAAGCCTCCCATCATTCGCAATGATCCCCAAGTCTTTTAACGCCTTGCGCTGGGCGAGGCGAACACGTCGAGCCAGGTTTGAATCGCTTCAATTTGGAGCAAAATTCAGTTCGTCTTGAACGAAGTGCACGCATGGTTCAGAAGATGCGTCCGTTCACAAGCAGCTTATGTCCATTTTTTCACTTTTCTGTTGCCTGCAAGCATTCTACTCCTAGTACACTGTTTTGCTTTTTTAAGAACGtaccacatcacatgtttcattAAGAGGTGAGAGAAAGGGTATAAACAGCCTGGCCCGGTTCACGCCATCGGAGCGGCGCTAAGAAGGCGAGGGGGAACCGGTCAGACGCAAACAAGTTGAGCAGATGCTCACCAACGCACGTACactcaccctataaatatacGTATGCGGATacatcgcctaccactgaaagaaTAGCGCCggttaaattttaaaataaatccAAAAAATGCGAGCACCAGTGCCGAGTCGAGAATTCGATCTCTGGTGAGTAGGTTCCAGATCCACCACAAAGAACCTTACCAGCTGAGCTACGCTCAGTTCGCTAGGATATGTTAGTTGTTTAATCAGTAGACTATCATACACTTAAAGTGTCTGTTTAGCAAATAAGACTCTTGCATTGGTAAATGGCAGGGGCAAAGCTATATTTTCCGATGCACCTATAAAAATAAGCAAAATAATtgttaaatttattttttcacCATATATAGATTTCCATAATTCAACTCTGTGCACCCATCCATTTGCTCTCGCCACGGTACACTTGAGGACGCACGACCACAGACCACAGATAGGTAGATGTCGGCGAGTGAGTACCGAAAGGTGTTGCCATCAGCTACGAAAGCCGTACGTATACGCGTGCATGCTTGTGCCCTAAATGGATACGTCATCATTAGAAGCTGGCCCCCACGCTGAGCTGTAACCCGTAAACATGGCTCGTTTTCTGTTTTCTCCTCCCCTCGATCGAGCTCTCCCTCCCCATCAGCTCTCAATGCTGGGTTTCACAAGCGGTCACGCGCGATCAGCGGAGTGCGCTAGCTATATATATAGCGCACCGTCACTGGAGCTCGCTCTCACAGTCACAGCACTGCTCTGCGCTGCTCAGGTCAGAACACGCAGAGGCGCGGCAACAGAGAGGAAAGCTCGTGTGCCGAGCAAGAAGACACGAAGGAGTTGAAAGGCGAACGAGTTCGAGAGGGAGCCGGCCGGGCAACAATGGCTCTGCTCCCGCTCTTCCTCTCGCTCCTCCTCGTGTCCTGCGCGGCGCAGTCGCCGGCCTCGTCGCCGTCCGCGTCCAAGGCTCCTCCGGTCAGCGCCTCGGCGCCACAGGCCTCCGTCGCGCCACCGACCACGGCAGCCTCGGCGCCGCAGGCCTCCGTCGCGCCACCGACAACGGCAGCCTCGGCGCCGCAGTTCTCGATCGCGCCACCGACAAAGGCAGCCTCCGCGCCGCGGGCCTCTGCCGCACCACCGACAACGGCAGCCTCAGCGCCAAAGGCCTCAGCGCAACCACCAGCAACAGTATCCGCGTCGGCGCCGCAGGCATCGGCGCAGCCGCCAACAACGGTAGCCGTGTCGGCTCCGAAGGCCTCTGCCGCGCCGCCAACCACAGCCGCCTCCCCACCGCCGACCACCGCTGCCTTGCCGCCTCAGGTCTCCGCCGCACCTaccaccgccacctcgccgccactAGCCTCCGCCGCACCGCCGACCACGGCCGCCTCGCCGCAGCTGGCTGCCACGTCACCCCCCGTTGCCTCTCCGCCACtactagccgccgccgcgcctcctgtCTCTGCGACCCCTCCAGCCACCTTACCTCCGCTCGCATCGCCACCTGCGGCCACGGCGCCTACCGTGGCCGCGCCAGCACCCGCGATGCCGGCTCCAGTGGCCTCCCCGCCCCTGGCAATGCCACCGGCGGCGCTTCCTCCGTCCACCCTCCCTCCAGCAATGGCGCCGACGCCTCTTCTCGCTGCCCCGATAATGCCGCCGACCTCCACGCCCGTCACGGCTCCCGTTCCAGCCCCCGTGTCGCCGGCTCCGAGCGTCGCCCCGACACCGTCACCCACAGAGGCCCCGACCCCGTCGCCGGCTCTGGCGCCGGAGCTGGCGCCCGCGCTAGCACCTTCGCTGGCGCCGCTCAGCTCGGTGTCGGTGAGCCCGTCGCTGGCGCCGGGTCCCGCGCTCGCTACGGAGGACGAgtcggcggcgccgagcgcGCGCACCGTTGGCGGCGCCGCGCTGGCGGCCTTGGCGGCCGCCGGGCTCGTGGTCTTGTTCTAAGTAGAGCTGCGTTTACCGTCGCTTCCGTACTGCTCGTCGCACGATCTCGTTCTCTTGTTCGCGTTTTATGGTTGCATGTATGATTCTTGCTGTAAAACACATTGataatttatttctatttaCGCATGGATGATGGACGGATTGCTCCCTTTGGGCATCTCTGATTTGCCATGGATCAGTTCCTCTTGGGCTCTTGTCTGTTGCTGTAAACTACTTGTCAAATGCGTGCTCGTGCTGAGTTTTTGTACACGTTTCATGCTTGTTGCGACGTAGTAAATGCACGTAAAGATGCCTGAATCGATCGCTTGGTAGATGCAATGCAAGCCTGGACCGGAGGAGAACTGGCTCAGTCACAGTACATCACTGATGGTGGGTAGATCGCAGGCAGCGCTAGCTCCTGCCGACAGATTTTGCGAAGGGGAAACAGAGAAACTtcaatttcttcaaaaaaaaaacagagaaactTCCAGTGGTGCTACCGACAAAGTCGACATGAAACGCGACGCACGTACAATGCAGCCGTGCAGGCGCCATTGCAGCAGCACGTGTGTGAGCTGAGTGGAGTGTGGACAGACAGGGCGGACCGAGGCCGTGCGTCCCACTGCTCCCAAAAGTGGACGAAACAGGGCAAAGTCCTATGATCACATCATCAAATCATTCAGGCACCCACCCAACCCAATTTCACACCAGATGCCCACAGGTACTCCAATGCTCCATCGAGGAAAAGAAGCTTCACCGAGGGAAGGCGTCAACGCTTGCATTGGCATGCATCGGCTCGGCGAAGGAGGGGTGAGGGGGGAGTCAGGAACAGAGGAGCCCCCGGTGCCAGTGTGAACGGGAAgcgtgccaccaccaccaggtgGTGGAGTTCGCAGGCGTGGCGCTGGCAGACTCGCCTCGCGCCATCAGTCTGAGGCTCTGAGCCTCTGCCGCAGAAACGGCCTCAGATGATTGTTCGTACCCGCGAACGTCCAGCAGAAGGTGCTCGAGAGTTGAAAGTGATGCACCAGCAGCTGTTCTTGTCCGTGCTTGACACCAGCCCTGCCAGCGCTGCGTTCCGGACGTTCCTCTATGCGGGCGTAACACATGGCACTGTGCCTAGGACGAGGACAGATCGGCGGAAACGGGCATCCCGAATGCGTCAATCTGACACGACCAGTCTCGCGAAACCGCCATTTTTGACGCTTCGATTCGTTGGCTCGCAAAAATTTCATACAAGCAGGAGGGAGAAAGAAGCGGAGTACAAACTCGGTGACATCGCGAACCCGTGCTTTGAACCGCGGCCACCTCTTCTTCATACAAGCAGGGGCGCAGCAACGAGCAGCCAcgccgccagcggcggcgcccccgccgtGGTCCGGCGGGACCCGCCGAGGAAGAGCCTGGGGacgccggcgtcgtcgtcggtgCTGGGCGGGAGGGTGGCATGCGGCGGGGCCTGCGGGGGCCCCGCCGGAGCTCCCGctgctcc
This sequence is a window from Panicum virgatum strain AP13 chromosome 7K, P.virgatum_v5, whole genome shotgun sequence. Protein-coding genes within it:
- the LOC120642650 gene encoding vegetative cell wall protein gp1-like; protein product: MALLPLFLSLLLVSCAAQSPASSPSASKAPPVSASAPQASVAPPTTAASAPQASVAPPTTAASAPQFSIAPPTKAASAPRASAAPPTTAASAPKASAQPPATVSASAPQASAQPPTTVAVSAPKASAAPPTTAASPPPTTAALPPQVSAAPTTATSPPLASAAPPTTAASPQLAATSPPVASPPLLAAAAPPVSATPPATLPPLASPPAATAPTVAAPAPAMPAPVASPPLAMPPAALPPSTLPPAMAPTPLLAAPIMPPTSTPVTAPVPAPVSPAPSVAPTPSPTEAPTPSPALAPELAPALAPSLAPLSSVSVSPSLAPGPALATEDESAAPSARTVGGAALAALAAAGLVVLF
- the LOC120642648 gene encoding uncharacterized protein LOC120642648, with protein sequence MQPPCLGACGGGGLTVPAPHRRASSSCGVAPPRASVSCSAGGGKASPRGKENVWSVDNERAAKEAGRGLKHRRRRRPGGRRLPPPPPRRKGKDADSRILVSGAMLVEVETVLQTQEPVIKPSWDTFASSLSGNWKGVGAVFSPITAEMEPVGVGNKEEYLYDCYTLSHIERSFDSSHGSEIRRRTNWVPINPFGEAVKQIRSYDGGSYDASSGNGTADLPSYESFDLNKSAVLDEETFDMEPGIVFFEDGSYSRGPVDIALGEYDESKYFLSPTYKFEQCLVKGCHNRLRIVHTIEFNEGGANIQIVRVAVYEEKWASPANIHVEDDTLVELKPFSRRSRTKPSELTGSCKVYEASATPIFSDETQELEGGAPFVYLCMETVKKRTLPESSVFFGEEEMLDMQDVTVLWLPGGVTAYVDINEDGVLCIGVGWYSEEGINLVMERDYGTDGRLREVRTKTEVKRRWYQSVP